A section of the Agromyces aurantiacus genome encodes:
- a CDS encoding cation:proton antiporter: protein MPEATFAVLMLVILGWAVVSDRLARWNVTGPMVFTVFGFVLANQDWGPLTVDVEAPSIHLLAELTLALLLFSDAARVNLSTLRHDIGVPARLLGIGLPLTIVLGSLVAAWLFRDFSWALAGFVGAALAPTDAALSAQVINDERIPTRVRRALNVESGLNDGIVTPIVVFTLAVAAGELEGEEASATAIQPVLELAIGVLVGLVIGFVAAKLIAFASRRSWVLPGARRLATLAAAVGSFAVAGTVGGNGFIAAFIAGMVFGAALPREVVDPAEVSEFPELLGEVLSLAVWFLFGAALLPVVIEYFSVWTLVYAALSLTVIRLLPVAIGMLGTGQDRATVLFIGWFGPRGLASVVFALLAIEELGPSSAAGPAIAAVAFTVLVSVIIHGVTAGPIGRRYGSGHTEVGPAVAAPRARRQSHR, encoded by the coding sequence ATGCCGGAAGCCACGTTCGCGGTGCTGATGCTCGTCATCCTGGGATGGGCCGTGGTGTCGGATCGGCTCGCGCGATGGAACGTCACCGGCCCGATGGTGTTCACCGTGTTCGGCTTCGTGCTCGCGAATCAGGATTGGGGTCCGCTGACCGTCGACGTCGAAGCCCCGTCGATCCACCTCCTCGCCGAGTTGACGCTCGCGTTGCTGCTGTTCTCTGATGCCGCGAGAGTGAACCTCTCGACGCTCCGACACGACATCGGGGTGCCCGCACGGCTGCTGGGAATCGGCCTCCCGCTCACGATCGTCCTCGGCTCGCTCGTGGCGGCATGGCTCTTCCGGGACTTCAGCTGGGCACTCGCGGGCTTCGTCGGCGCGGCCCTGGCACCCACCGATGCGGCGCTCAGCGCCCAGGTGATCAACGACGAGCGGATACCGACGCGAGTGCGGCGCGCCCTGAACGTCGAGAGCGGACTCAACGACGGCATCGTCACCCCGATCGTCGTCTTCACCCTCGCCGTCGCCGCGGGCGAGCTCGAAGGCGAAGAGGCGAGCGCCACCGCGATCCAGCCTGTGCTCGAGTTGGCCATCGGCGTCCTGGTCGGACTCGTCATCGGGTTCGTCGCCGCCAAGCTGATCGCCTTCGCGTCACGGCGGAGCTGGGTGCTCCCAGGAGCTCGACGCCTCGCGACATTGGCCGCTGCGGTCGGCAGCTTCGCGGTCGCCGGGACGGTGGGTGGCAACGGGTTCATCGCGGCGTTCATCGCGGGGATGGTCTTCGGAGCGGCACTTCCACGGGAGGTGGTCGACCCGGCCGAGGTCAGCGAGTTCCCGGAGCTGCTGGGCGAGGTGCTCTCGCTCGCGGTGTGGTTCCTCTTCGGTGCGGCGCTCCTGCCCGTCGTGATCGAGTACTTCTCCGTGTGGACACTCGTCTACGCCGCGTTGAGCCTGACCGTGATCCGGCTCCTGCCCGTCGCGATCGGCATGCTCGGCACAGGACAGGACCGGGCGACGGTCCTGTTCATCGGTTGGTTCGGTCCGCGGGGTCTGGCGTCGGTCGTGTTCGCGTTGCTGGCGATCGAGGAGCTCGGTCCGTCGTCGGCGGCCGGCCCGGCCATCGCGGCGGTCGCCTTCACCGTGCTGGTGAGCGTGATCATCCATGGCGTCACCGCCGGCCCGATCGGTCGGCGGTACGGCAGCGGGCACACCGAGGTGGGCCCAGCCGTCGCCGCCCCCCGAGCACGGCGCCAGAGTCATCGGTGA